One Triticum dicoccoides isolate Atlit2015 ecotype Zavitan chromosome 4B, WEW_v2.0, whole genome shotgun sequence genomic window carries:
- the LOC119291514 gene encoding 40S ribosomal protein S27: MVLQNDIDLLNPPAELEKLKHKKKRLVQSPNSFFMDVKCQGCFNITTVFSHSQTVVVCPGCQTVLCQPTGGKARLTEGCSFRRKGD; this comes from the exons ATG GTGCTGCAGAACGACATCGACCTCCTCAACCCGCCGGCGGAGCTCGAGAAGCTCAAGCACAAGAAGAAGCGCCTCGTGCAGTCCCCCAACTCCTTCTTCATG GATGTCAAGTGCCAGGGCTGCTTCAACAT AACAACTGTGTTCAGCCACTCTCAGACCGTGGTGGTGTGCCCTGGCTGCCAGACGGTGCTCTGCCAACCCACCGGAGGAAAGGCGAGGCTCACCGAGGGATGCTCCTTCCGCCGGAAGGGCGACTAA